A genomic window from Vitis riparia cultivar Riparia Gloire de Montpellier isolate 1030 chromosome 18, EGFV_Vit.rip_1.0, whole genome shotgun sequence includes:
- the LOC117905963 gene encoding protein FAM91A1-like, which translates to MWKLNKSIAKELLPTQPVDFAIEPWWGVCLVNFTLEEFKKLSEEEMATIDKVCKEEANSFVLFDPDVIKGLFRRGLIYFDVPVYPDDRFKVSRLEGFVSNREQSYEDPIEELLYAVFVVSSENATVAELAATLQADLPHLQAAASFACRLGWAVKVIDPSSILEDSIIPGYPKIGLNDEEDGSHATAGSENMSIDGNTVHQGDISRTENYRQASNHTRLAFVVDANITSYLMMGSVSPGLKSHAVTLYEAGKLGHASIADLCKDLSTLEGTKFEGELQEFANHVFSLRCVLECLHSGGVATDKGVEEACDNMGMVASISDEATSLIADVMITDKSGDIGMNESELNIDDFAREHVRSNGDETFSTNLGEDGNCSSGDSKSEPNVQNDEKLISAEGSDVGKGTQRRKRKYRVDILRCESLAALPTTTLDRLFLRDYDILVSMVPLPFSSVLPGQQVLFILVLPPIPL; encoded by the exons ATGTGGAAGCTGAATAAGTCAATCGCTAAAGAACTATTACCCACACAGCCTGTGGACTTTGCAATTGAACCATGGTGGGGAGTATGTCTTGTCAACTTTACCTTGGAAGAATTTAAG AAACTCTCAGAAGAAGAAATGGCGACAATAGATAAAGTGTGTAAGGAAGAAGCAAACTCATTTGTCCTTTTTGATCCTGATGTTATAAAGGGTCTTTTCCGACGGGGATTGATCTACTTTGATGTCCCTGTTTATCCTGATGACCGCTTTAAAG TGTCCAGGCTTGAAGGGTTTGTATCCAACAGGGAGCAGTCATATGAAGATCCTATTGAGGA GTTACTATATGctgtttttgttgtttcaagTGAAAATGCAACTGTTGCCGAATTGGCTGCGACTTTACAGGCTGACCTACCCCATCTGCAGGCTGCTGCATCTTTTGCTTGTCGTTTGGGATGGGCAGTTAAAGTAATTGATCCATCGTCTATTCTTGAAGATTCAATCATACCTGGATATCCTAAGATTGGTCTCAATGATGAAGAAGATGGTTCTCATGCTACTGCAGGCTCAGAAAACATGTCCATTGATGGGAATACTGTTCATCAAGGCGATATTTCGAGGACAGAAAATTATAGACAAGCTTCTAATCATACACGTCTTGCTTTTGTTGTTGATGCTAATATAACGTCTTATCTTATGATGGGTTCTGTTTCACCAG GCTTGAAGTCACATGCTGTTACACTATATGAAGCAGGAAAATTGGGTCATGCTAGCATTGCAGATCTTTGCAAGGATCTAAGTACGCTAGAGGGAACCAAATTTGAAGGAGAATTGCAGGAATTTGCTAATCATGTATTTAGTCTCAGATGCGTGCTTGAATGTCTGCACTCAGGAGGAGTTGCTACTGACAAGGGAGTAGAGGAAGCTTGTGATAATATGGGTATGGTAGCTTCAATAAGTGATGAGGCTACTTCACTGATAGCTGATGTCATGATTACTGACAAATCAGGTGACATTGGTATGAATGAATCTGAATTGAATATTGATGACTTTGCACGTGAACACGTTAGAAGTAATGGTGATGAGACATTTTCGACCAATTTAGGAGAAGATGGTAATTGCTCAAGTGGGGACTCTAAGTCAGAGCCTAATGTACAGAATGATGAGAAACTGATATCTGCTGAGGGGTCAGATGTTGGAAAAGGAACTCAAAGGAGGAAAAGGAAATATCGTGTGGATATCCTCCGTTGTGAAAGCTTGGCTGCTCTTCCAACAACAACTTTAGATCGGTTGTTCCTACGTGACTATGATATTCTTGTCTCTATGGttcctcttcctttttcatCAGTTCTGCCTGGACAACAGGTCCTATTCATTTTGGTCCTCCCTCCTATTCCTCTATGA